From a single Macrobrachium rosenbergii isolate ZJJX-2024 chromosome 59, ASM4041242v1, whole genome shotgun sequence genomic region:
- the LOC136837598 gene encoding uncharacterized protein, translated as MEQAHKGLWLEIQASKECGAHLKENAEDIKNDDDISLELFSEKVLSGFYPMEHLQEHYDKGRVMPFLLSQRSYNSLSISSQKLLLIAVVVTSVVALCHAGGHGGGFGGGGFGGGGFGGGGFGGGGFGGGHGGGFGGGFGGPSYGGGLGGGSFGGGHLGGFGGSSFGGGHGGGFGGGSFGPFGGGFSSGRRYDIKNDDNISLELFSEKVLSGFYPMEPLQDIQRKKLLLIAVVVTSVVALCHAGVHGGGFGGGGFGGGGFGGGGFGGGHGGGFGGGFGGPSYGGGLGGGSFGGGHLGGFGGSSFGGGHGGGFGGGSFGPFGGGFSGGRRYGK; from the exons atggaacaagcccacaagggcctttggcttgaaattcaagcttccaaagaatgtggtgctcatttgaaagaaaatgcagaag ATATCAAGAACGATGACGATATATCTCTAGAACTCTTTAGTGAGAAAGTCCTCAGCGGATTTTACCCTATGGAACACTTACAAG AGCATTATGACAAGGGAAGAGTCATGCCCTTCCTCCTGTCACAACGGAGTTACAATTCTCTTTCAATATCTTCACAGAAACTTCTGCTGATTGCCGTCGTCGTAACCTCTGTCGTGGCACTGTGCCATGCAGGAGGTCATGGAGGCGGATTTGGAGGAGGTGGATTTGGAGGAGGTGGATTTGGAGGAGGTGGTTTTGGAGGAGGTGGATTTGGTGGTGGCCATGGTGGAGGCTtcggaggaggatttggaggtcCGTCATATGGAGGTGGCCTCGGTGGTGGCTCCTTTGGTGGAGGCCATTTGGGAGGATTTGGAGGCAGCTCCTTTGGCGGGGGACATGGAGGAGGCTTTGGAGGTGGATCCTTTGGCCCCTTCGGAGGAGGATTCTCCAGTGGTCGACGATACG ATATCAAGAACGATGACAATATTTCTCTAGAACTCTTTAGTGAGAAAGTCCTCAGCGGATTTTACCCTATGGAACCTTTACAAGATATCCAAAGGAAG AAACTTCTGCTGATTGCCGTCGTCGTAACCTCTGTCGTGGCACTGTGCCATGCAGGAGTTCATGGAGGCGGATTTGGAGGAGGTGGATTTGGAGGAGGTGGTTTTGGAGGAGGTGGATTTGGTGGTGGCCATGGTGGAGGCTTCGGAGGGGGATTTGGAGGTCCGTCATATGGAGGTGGCCTCGGTGGTGGCTCCTTTGGTGGAGGCCATTTGGGAGGATTTGGAGGCAGCTCCTTTGGCGGGGGACATGGAGGAGGCTTTGGAGGTGGATCCTTTGGCCCCTTCGGAGGAGGATTCTCCGGTGGTCGACGATACGGAAAATAA
- the LOC136837597 gene encoding uncharacterized protein: MPFLLSQWSYNFPSISSQKLLLIAVVVTAAVALCHAGGHGGGFGGGGFGGGGFGGGGFGGGGFGGGHGGGFGGGFGGPSYGGGLGGGSFGGGHLGGFGGSSFGGGHGGGFGGGSFGPFGGGFSSGRRYGK; the protein is encoded by the coding sequence ATGCCCTTCCTCCTGTCACAATGGAGTTACAATTTTCCTTCAATATCCTCACAGAAACTTCTGCTGATTGCCGTCGTCGTAACCGCTGCCGTGGCACTGTGCCATGCAGGAGGTCATGGAGGCGGATTTGGAGGAGGTGGATTTGGAGGAGGTGGATTTGGAGGAGGTGGTTTTGGAGGAGGTGGATTTGGTGGTGGCCATGGTGGAGGCTTCGGAGGGGGATTTGGAGGTCCGTCATATGGAGGTGGCCTCGGTGGTGGCTCCTTTGGTGGAGGCCATTTGGGAGGATTTGGAGGCAGCTCCTTTGGCGGGGGACATGGAGGAGGCTTTGGAGGGGGATCCTTTGGCCCCTTCGGAGGAGGATTCTCCAGTGGTCGACGATACGGGAAATAA